A single region of the Kwoniella botswanensis chromosome 1, complete sequence genome encodes:
- a CDS encoding thymidylate kinase encodes MSDPSSSRRGAFIVFEGLDRCGKSTQVARLVDRLEREGQKARLQKFPDRTTAIGKMIDAYLQSKAEMDDHAIHLLFSANRWECAAAIKRDLDRGITVVADRYAFSGIAFSAAKGLPFDFCLQPDRALPLPDLTLYMSLPQEEATQRSQFGEERYETVTMQQATRKQFRLVAEEVKKIHGGKRWMEVDARGTIEEVEERIKGLIGDLTDGVNGGVGELWV; translated from the exons ATGTCCGACCCGTCTTCTTCCCGCCGAGGAGCATTCATCGTCTTCGAAGGACTTGATCGATGTGGTAAATCAACCCAAGTAGCTCGTCTGGTGGATCGGCTGGAAAGGGAAGGTCAGAAAGCTAGACTTCAGAAGTTTCCCG ATCGTACAACAGCAATAggaaagatgatagatgCTTACCTACAGTCGAAAGCTGAGATGGACGATCATGCCATACATTTACTGTTCAGTGCCAACCGATGGGAATGTGC AGCCGCCATCAAACGAGACTTGGACCGCGGTATAACAGTGGTAGCAGACCGATATGCATTTTCTGGAATCGCATTTTCAGCAGCCAAA GGCCTTCCATTCGATTTCTGTTTGCAACCTGATAGAGCTCTTCCCTTACCCGATCTCACTCTTTACATGTCATTACCCCAAGAAGAAGCTACACAGCGATCCCAGTTCGGCGAAGAACGATACGAGACTGTTACCATGCAGCAGGCTACAAGGAAGCAGTTTCGCTTGGTAGCAGAAGAAGTTAAGAAGATACATGGGGGGAAAAGGTGGATGGAGGTCGATGCTAGAGGTACAATcgaagaggtcgaagagaGGATAAAGGGTTTGATAGGCGATCTGACGGATGGTGTGAATGGGGGGGTGGGTGAACTTTGGGTGTAG